Proteins found in one Cellulomonas palmilytica genomic segment:
- a CDS encoding NAD-dependent protein deacetylase: MTTRSTRYAAPRTERPDEPRPAAGTLADVVALLRGKRLTVLTGAGVSTDSGIPDYRGPDSPPRNPMTFQQFVGDEAFRRHYWARNHVGWRHVHRTSPNLGHRALAAMEARRVVVGVITQNVDLLHEDAGSRNVIDLHGRYDRVVCLSCGHVISRAHLAERLEELNPGFVESVGAVGDVEIAPDADAVVERTSGFVVAGCEVCGGMLKPDIVYFGETVPRERVERAYAMVDAGDALLVAGSSLTVQSGLRFVRHAVKAGRPVVVVNRGATRGDRLATITLEAGTSETLAALSDRLPTPRATS; the protein is encoded by the coding sequence GTGACGACCCGCTCGACCCGCTACGCGGCACCGCGCACCGAGCGCCCGGACGAGCCCCGGCCGGCCGCGGGGACGCTCGCGGACGTCGTCGCGCTGCTGCGCGGCAAGCGGCTCACCGTGCTCACGGGCGCGGGGGTGTCCACGGACTCCGGCATCCCCGACTACCGCGGCCCGGACTCCCCGCCGCGCAACCCGATGACGTTCCAGCAGTTCGTCGGCGACGAGGCGTTCCGCCGGCACTACTGGGCGCGCAACCACGTGGGCTGGCGCCACGTGCACCGCACGAGCCCCAACCTGGGGCACCGGGCGCTCGCGGCGATGGAGGCGCGGCGCGTCGTCGTGGGGGTCATCACGCAGAACGTGGACCTGCTGCACGAGGACGCGGGCTCGCGCAACGTCATCGACCTGCACGGGCGGTACGACCGCGTGGTGTGCCTGTCCTGCGGGCACGTGATCTCCCGCGCGCACCTGGCCGAGCGGCTCGAGGAGCTGAACCCCGGCTTCGTTGAGTCGGTGGGCGCGGTGGGTGACGTGGAGATCGCGCCGGACGCCGACGCGGTCGTCGAGCGGACCAGCGGGTTCGTCGTCGCGGGCTGCGAGGTGTGCGGCGGGATGCTCAAGCCGGACATCGTGTACTTCGGCGAGACGGTGCCGCGTGAGCGCGTCGAGCGCGCGTACGCGATGGTCGACGCCGGGGACGCGCTGCTCGTCGCGGGGTCGTCGCTGACGGTGCAGTCGGGGCTGCGGTTCGTGCGGCACGCCGTCAAGGCCGGCAGGCCGGTCGTCGTCGTGAACCGCGGCGCGACGCGCGGCGACCGGCTCGCGACGATCACGCTCGAGGCCGGCACGTCCGAGACGCTCGCGGCGCTCAGCGACCGGCTGCCGACGCCGCGGGCGACGTCCTGA